In Aureibaculum algae, the following are encoded in one genomic region:
- a CDS encoding valine--tRNA ligase, whose product MSIPSKYDASQVESKWYNYWMKHNYFHSTPNEKEPYTIVIPPPNVTGILHMGHMLNNTIQDVLVRRARLQGKNACWVPGTDHASIATEAKVVAKLKENGIQKNDLSREEFLKHAWDWTDEYGGVILEQLKKLGCSCDWDRTKFTLDDDMSESVIKVFIDLYNKGMIYRGFRMVNWDPEAKTTLSDEEVHYEERQGNLYYLEYNIVDSDEKVTIATTRPETILGDTAICINPNDERFTHLRGKKVIVPLCDRVIPIIEDEYVDIEFGTGCLKVTPAHDENDKNLGDKHNLEVIDIFNEDATLNSFGLHYQGKDRFVVRKEISKELEEKGFLVKIESHLHKVGTSERTKAVIEPRLSDQWFLKMEELAKPAIKAVLENDEVKFFPQKFENTYRHWMENIRDWNISRQLWWGQRIPAYYFGDGKEDFVVAESREEAFEKAKAKLAVNSSGVESSLKIEDLRQDNDVLDTWFSSWLWPMSVFDGIRNPENEDIQYYYPTNDLVTGPDILFFWVARMIVAGYEFKNERPFENVYFTGLVRDKQRRKMSKSLGNSPDALKLIEDYGADGVRVGLLLSAAAGNDLMFDEALCQQGKQFANKIWNAFRLVTGWEVDATIEQPNSSKIAIEWYEATFQETLVEIEDHFSKYRLSDALMATYKLIWDDFCSWLLEMVKPNYGTPIDAETYKSIIAIFENNLKILHPFMPFLTEEIWQFIEDRSPEDALIVAEWPKNAIINTDLIKQFDFTKEVVSGIRNIRKEKNISFKEKIGFSILNNENSATIFDDVIQKLGNLESIETVNEAVQGALTFRVKSNEYFIPIAGAVNVEDEIKKLTEELNYTEGFLKSVQKKLSNERFVSNAPDQVVASEKQKEADAVAKIETLKASLASLK is encoded by the coding sequence ATGAGTATTCCCTCTAAATATGATGCTAGCCAAGTAGAAAGTAAATGGTACAATTACTGGATGAAACACAATTATTTTCATTCAACTCCTAATGAAAAGGAACCATATACGATTGTAATTCCACCTCCAAATGTAACTGGAATTTTGCACATGGGGCATATGTTAAACAATACAATTCAAGATGTATTGGTAAGACGTGCACGTTTACAGGGTAAAAATGCGTGTTGGGTACCTGGTACAGATCATGCTTCTATTGCTACAGAAGCAAAAGTAGTTGCCAAATTAAAAGAGAATGGCATTCAAAAAAATGACCTGTCTCGTGAAGAATTTTTAAAGCATGCATGGGATTGGACTGATGAATATGGTGGTGTTATTTTAGAGCAATTAAAAAAATTAGGTTGTTCTTGTGATTGGGATAGAACCAAATTCACATTAGATGATGACATGAGTGAATCTGTTATTAAAGTTTTTATTGATTTATACAATAAAGGCATGATATACAGAGGTTTTAGAATGGTAAATTGGGATCCTGAAGCTAAAACTACCTTGTCAGATGAAGAAGTACATTACGAAGAACGTCAAGGAAACTTATATTATTTAGAGTATAACATTGTTGATAGTGATGAAAAAGTAACTATTGCTACTACACGTCCGGAAACCATTTTAGGGGATACCGCAATTTGTATTAATCCGAATGACGAGCGTTTTACGCATTTAAGAGGTAAAAAGGTAATTGTACCCTTGTGTGATCGAGTAATACCAATTATTGAAGATGAATATGTAGATATAGAGTTTGGTACGGGTTGTTTAAAAGTGACCCCTGCACATGATGAAAATGATAAAAATTTAGGAGATAAGCACAACTTAGAAGTTATTGATATTTTTAATGAAGATGCTACGTTAAATAGCTTCGGACTGCATTATCAAGGTAAAGATAGGTTTGTTGTAAGAAAAGAAATTTCTAAAGAATTAGAGGAAAAAGGCTTTTTGGTTAAAATAGAAAGTCATTTACATAAAGTTGGAACATCTGAGCGTACAAAGGCGGTTATTGAACCACGTTTGTCTGATCAGTGGTTCTTAAAAATGGAAGAATTAGCCAAGCCAGCGATAAAAGCGGTGTTAGAAAATGATGAGGTTAAGTTTTTTCCACAAAAATTTGAAAATACCTACAGACATTGGATGGAAAATATTCGCGATTGGAATATTTCTAGACAGTTATGGTGGGGCCAACGAATTCCGGCCTACTATTTTGGAGATGGTAAAGAAGATTTTGTAGTTGCTGAGAGTAGGGAAGAGGCTTTTGAAAAAGCAAAAGCTAAATTGGCGGTCAACTCGAGCGGAGTTGAGAGTTCATTGAAAATTGAAGACTTAAGACAAGATAATGATGTGTTGGATACCTGGTTTTCTTCTTGGTTATGGCCAATGAGTGTTTTTGATGGTATTCGTAATCCTGAAAATGAAGATATTCAATACTATTATCCAACCAATGATTTAGTAACAGGTCCAGATATTTTATTCTTTTGGGTAGCTCGTATGATTGTTGCGGGTTATGAGTTTAAAAATGAAAGACCGTTTGAGAATGTATATTTTACAGGATTAGTAAGAGATAAACAACGACGTAAAATGAGTAAGTCGTTAGGTAATTCGCCTGACGCTTTAAAATTGATTGAAGACTATGGTGCTGACGGTGTTCGTGTAGGTTTATTGTTAAGTGCAGCAGCAGGTAACGATTTAATGTTTGATGAGGCGTTGTGCCAACAAGGAAAGCAATTTGCCAATAAAATTTGGAATGCCTTTAGGTTGGTAACAGGTTGGGAAGTTGATGCAACTATTGAGCAACCTAACTCTAGTAAAATAGCTATTGAATGGTATGAAGCTACTTTTCAAGAGACATTGGTTGAAATTGAAGATCATTTTAGTAAATACAGACTTTCAGATGCCTTAATGGCAACCTATAAATTAATTTGGGATGATTTCTGCTCATGGTTACTAGAGATGGTAAAACCAAATTATGGTACACCTATTGATGCTGAAACTTATAAAAGTATCATTGCTATTTTTGAAAATAATTTAAAAATATTGCATCCGTTTATGCCGTTTTTAACGGAAGAAATTTGGCAATTTATAGAGGATAGGAGTCCTGAAGATGCATTAATTGTTGCCGAATGGCCTAAGAATGCAATTATAAATACGGATTTAATAAAACAGTTTGATTTCACTAAAGAGGTTGTTTCAGGTATTAGAAATATCAGAAAAGAGAAAAACATTTCTTTCAAAGAAAAAATCGGATTCTCGATATTAAACAACGAAAACTCAGCAACTATTTTTGATGATGTTATTCAAAAATTAGGAAATTTAGAAAGTATAGAAACCGTTAATGAAGCGGTGCAAGGAGCGTTAACCTTTAGAGTAAAATCGAATGAGTATTTTATTCCAATAGCTGGAGCTGTAAATGTTGAAGACGAAATTAAAAAACTAACCGAAGAGTTAAATTATACGGAAGGGTTTTTAAAATCGGTACAGAAAAAATTATCGAATGAACGTTTTGTTTCTAATGCACCAGATCAAGTAGTAGCAAGTGAAAAGCAAAAAGAAGCCGATGCTGTTGCTAAAATTGAAACGTTGAAAGCGAGTTTAGCTAGTTTAAAGTAG
- a CDS encoding DUF1573 domain-containing protein: MKKLAVLLFIGCISLSINAQEETTATKVDPNAPKFKFATKNVDFGSIEKNADGVRLLKFTNVGKSPLIISRVTGSCGCTVPSTPKEPIMPGQTGEIAVKYDTNRVGQIAKSITITSNADRPKIVIPVRGNVKKESSLTKLENHEKSMVATPEQ, encoded by the coding sequence ATGAAGAAATTAGCAGTATTATTATTTATCGGGTGTATCAGTTTATCAATAAACGCCCAAGAGGAAACTACAGCAACAAAAGTAGACCCTAATGCCCCAAAGTTTAAGTTTGCAACAAAAAACGTTGACTTTGGCTCAATTGAAAAGAATGCCGATGGCGTTAGATTATTAAAATTTACCAATGTTGGTAAATCACCATTAATCATATCTAGAGTAACAGGTAGTTGTGGTTGTACAGTACCTTCTACTCCAAAAGAACCTATTATGCCAGGCCAAACTGGTGAAATAGCTGTGAAGTATGACACCAACAGAGTTGGCCAAATAGCGAAATCAATTACAATTACTTCTAATGCTGATAGACCTAAAATTGTTATACCAGTACGAGGAAATGTAAAAAAAGAAAGTAGCCTAACCAAGTTAGAAAACCATGAAAAAAGTATGGTTGCTACACCAGAACAATAA
- a CDS encoding aspartyl protease family protein: MSNSFAQDKFNILGNKDSYALSFKMVNNLIIIPIEVNDVKLNFLLDTGVDNSLLINLKLEDSLNLNNVEEIQLRGLGEGDHVSAVKSENNTFKLGKIFNDKHMVYAIQSENLDLSTRLGIDINGIIGGDLFRDFIVEINYATQRVKFYNPDTYTYKDCRRCEDFELHFYKNKPYIYASVDVDKEIPVKLLIDSGGSDALWLFDESSLDISIPEKHFNDYLGRGLSGNVYGKRSKIKKIMLGTYILKDANVAYPNYSSIEKAYRHEERNGSLGSEILKRFRIVYDYPNKRLTIKKPSKYFKDPFLYNMSGIELMHNGSMMVKERQSDMLKSDSESSDRATVQMVYSYVYALKPSYKIAELRKDSPAYQAGLQAGDIVLAINGKASYNYKLQEITYLFSSKEGKKIKLLVERNGVELNFEFKLKKLL; the protein is encoded by the coding sequence ATGAGTAACAGTTTTGCCCAAGATAAATTTAATATTCTGGGTAATAAGGATAGTTATGCCTTGTCTTTTAAAATGGTTAATAATTTAATTATTATTCCCATTGAAGTGAATGACGTAAAGTTGAATTTTTTATTAGATACGGGTGTTGATAATTCTTTACTGATCAATCTGAAATTAGAAGATTCGCTAAACCTTAATAATGTTGAAGAGATCCAATTAAGAGGGCTAGGAGAAGGTGATCATGTAAGTGCAGTGAAATCGGAAAATAACACTTTTAAATTGGGTAAGATTTTTAATGATAAGCATATGGTTTATGCGATACAAAGTGAAAATTTAGACCTATCTACACGTTTGGGTATTGATATTAACGGAATTATTGGTGGCGATTTATTTAGAGATTTTATTGTTGAAATTAATTATGCTACACAACGCGTAAAGTTTTATAATCCAGATACGTATACCTATAAAGATTGTAGACGCTGTGAAGATTTTGAATTGCATTTTTATAAAAACAAACCCTACATCTATGCATCTGTTGATGTTGATAAAGAAATACCTGTTAAATTATTAATAGATTCTGGAGGTAGCGATGCCTTATGGCTTTTTGATGAATCTAGTCTAGATATTTCTATTCCAGAAAAACACTTTAATGATTATTTAGGAAGAGGGTTGAGCGGTAATGTATATGGTAAACGAAGTAAGATTAAAAAAATAATGTTGGGTACTTATATTCTTAAAGATGCTAATGTAGCCTATCCTAATTATAGTTCTATTGAAAAAGCATATCGGCATGAAGAGAGAAATGGTTCATTAGGTTCAGAGATCTTAAAGCGGTTTAGAATTGTTTATGATTATCCAAACAAAAGATTGACTATTAAAAAACCATCTAAATATTTTAAAGATCCGTTCTTATATAATATGAGTGGTATTGAGTTGATGCATAACGGGAGTATGATGGTAAAGGAGCGGCAATCAGATATGTTAAAATCGGATTCTGAAAGTAGTGACCGTGCAACAGTTCAGATGGTATATAGTTATGTGTATGCTTTGAAACCATCGTATAAAATTGCAGAATTAAGAAAAGATTCACCAGCCTATCAAGCAGGTTTACAAGCAGGCGATATCGTTTTAGCAATTAACGGAAAGGCTTCTTATAATTACAAACTTCAAGAAATTACCTATTTGTTTTCAAGTAAAGAAGGTAAAAAGATAAAATTGTTAGTTGAGCGGAATGGCGTCGAATTAAACTTTGAGTTTAAACTTAAAAAACTCCTCTAA
- a CDS encoding pyridoxal phosphate-dependent aminotransferase yields the protein MPIVSKKGSLMPQSPIRKLVPYAEKAQKAGKTIYHLNIGQPDIKTPKIALDAVKNNSLEILAYSRSEGSETYRQKIADYYAKNDIHVKHDDIIVTTGGSEALLFAFGSIMDVDDEVIIPEPFYANYNGFSTSSGVTIVPVVSKIDDNFALPPIEEFEKLITPKTKAILICNPGNPTGYLYSKEEIKKLAAIVKKHDLFLIADEVYREFTYDGLEHYSILQVEGLEENAIVIDSVSKRYSMCGARIGCLVSKNKTLIQTALKFAQARLSPPTFAQIASEAALETPQSYFDAVITEYVDRRNTLISELQKIDGVKVGTPKGAFYCIAELPVKNTDRFAQWLLEDFDVNGETIMVAPAAGFYSTPGVGLNQVRIAYVLNKESLIKSVQILKEALKVYKD from the coding sequence ATGCCAATAGTATCAAAAAAAGGAAGCTTAATGCCGCAATCACCAATTCGAAAATTGGTGCCTTACGCTGAAAAAGCTCAAAAAGCAGGTAAAACCATTTATCATTTAAATATTGGTCAACCCGATATAAAAACACCTAAAATAGCCTTAGACGCTGTTAAAAACAACTCATTAGAAATTCTAGCCTATTCTAGATCAGAAGGTTCTGAAACGTATCGTCAAAAAATAGCTGATTATTATGCTAAAAATGACATTCATGTTAAACATGACGATATTATAGTAACTACTGGTGGTAGTGAGGCTCTTCTTTTTGCGTTTGGTAGTATTATGGATGTTGATGATGAAGTAATTATACCTGAACCTTTTTATGCCAACTATAACGGATTTTCAACCTCTTCAGGGGTTACTATTGTACCCGTAGTTTCTAAAATTGATGATAATTTTGCCTTACCTCCTATCGAGGAATTTGAAAAATTAATTACGCCAAAGACAAAGGCTATTTTAATTTGTAACCCTGGCAATCCGACAGGATACTTATACTCAAAAGAAGAAATAAAAAAACTAGCTGCAATTGTAAAAAAGCATGATCTCTTTTTAATTGCGGATGAAGTGTATAGAGAATTTACTTATGATGGTTTAGAACATTATTCGATATTACAAGTAGAAGGTTTAGAAGAAAATGCAATTGTTATTGACTCTGTATCTAAACGCTATAGTATGTGCGGTGCACGTATTGGTTGCTTAGTCTCTAAAAACAAGACCTTAATACAAACGGCATTAAAATTTGCCCAAGCACGTTTAAGTCCTCCTACATTTGCTCAAATTGCCAGTGAAGCGGCTTTAGAAACACCACAAAGTTATTTTGATGCTGTAATCACAGAATATGTAGATAGACGAAATACTTTAATTTCTGAATTACAAAAAATAGATGGTGTAAAAGTAGGGACTCCAAAAGGAGCCTTTTATTGTATTGCCGAATTGCCTGTAAAAAACACAGATCGTTTTGCACAATGGCTTTTAGAAGATTTTGATGTTAACGGTGAAACGATTATGGTAGCACCAGCAGCAGGCTTCTATTCTACTCCTGGTGTGGGTTTAAACCAAGTAAGAATTGCATATGTACTGAATAAAGAGAGTTTAATAAAATCAGTTCAAATATTAAAAGAAGCTTTAAAAGTATACAAAGACTAA